From Acipenser ruthenus chromosome 2, fAciRut3.2 maternal haplotype, whole genome shotgun sequence, a single genomic window includes:
- the LOC117963681 gene encoding DNA excision repair protein ERCC-8-like isoform X1 gives MLGFLSARHIGLDDPLRLKRVEITRRVLSLELNKDRDVEQIHGNGVNTLDIEAIEGRYMLSGGADGVIVIYDLENCSRKPQYTCKSVCTVGRSNRHVHQFSVETVQWYPHDTGMFTSSSFDKTLKVWDTETLLPAEVFHFEGNVYCHHMSPIARKHSLIAVGTKDPKVQLCDLKSGSRIHILQGHRGEVLSVKWSPRYEHILATASTDSRVRLWDVRKASGSLFTLDQHNDEKSKASSEAANTAHNGRVNGLCFTGDGLYLLTTGTDDRMRLWNSSTGENTLVNYGKVSNESRKGLKFTVSSGCSPEFVFVPCGGTIAMYALYTGELITMLRGHYNNVDCCEFHPDFQDLYSGGKDCNILAWVPTPRNPAIENEDEGSKKTGGQSSFNPAFQDAWSSSDEEG, from the exons ATGTTGGGGTTTCTGTCAGCTAGACATATTGGATTAGATGACCCTCTTCGTCTCAAACGAGTTGAAATTACGAGAAG GGTGCTCAGCTTGGAGTTAAACAAAGACCGGGATGTGGAACAGATTCATGGGAATGGTGTGAACACTCTTGATATCGAAGCTATTGAAGGAAGATA CATGTTATCAGGTGGGGCAGATGGAGTCATTGTCATTTATGACCTTGAGAATTGCAGCAGGAAGCCGCAGTATACATGCAAATCAGTATGTACAGTGGGCAG ATCCAATCGCCATGTACACCAGTTCAGTGTGGAGACAGTGCAGTGGTATCCACATGACACTGGCATGTTCACCTCAAGCTCCTTTGATAAGACTCTGAAAGTATGGGACACAGAGACTTTACTT cCGGCTGAGGTTTTCCATTTTGAAGGGAATGTATATTGTCATCACATGTCTCCCATTGCAAGGAAACATAGTTTGATAGCAG TTGGTACCAAAGACCCCAAAGTACAGCTCTGTGACTTAAAGTCTGGTTCCCGTATACATATTCTACAGG GTCACAGGGGCGAAGTGCTGTCGGTGAAGTGGTCCCCTCGATACGAACACATTCTGGCAACAGCAAG CACTGACAGCAGAGTGCGACTGTGGGATGTGAGGAAAGCTTCAGGAAGTTTGTTCACGCTAGACCAGCATAATGATGAGAAGTCCAAAGCATCTTCAGAGGCAG CTAACACGGCACATAACGGTCGTGTCAATGGGCTGTGCTTTACCGGTGATGGGCTCTACCTCCTGACCACTGGCACAGACGACCGCATGAGACTCTGGAACAGCTCTACTGGGGAGAACACACTG gTTAACTACGGCAAAGTCTCCAATGAAAGCCGTAAAGGCCTGAAGTTTACTGTCTCCAGCGGTTGCAGTCCAGAGTTTGTATTTGTACCCTGTGGTGGTACTATTGCAATGTATGCCCTTTATACAGGTGAACTGATAACCATGCTCAGGGGGCACTATAACAATGTGGACTGCTGTGAATTCCATCCTGATTTCCAG GATCTATACAGTGGGGGCAAGGACTGCAACATCCTTGCCTGGGTTCCAACCCCTCGCAATCCTGCTATAGAAAATGAGGATGAAGGGTCCAAAAAA ACTGGAGGACAGTCAAGCTTCAATCCTGCTTTTCAAGATGCTTGGAGCAGCAGTGATGAGGAGGGATGA
- the LOC117963681 gene encoding DNA excision repair protein ERCC-8-like isoform X2, translating to MLSGGADGVIVIYDLENCSRKPQYTCKSVCTVGRSNRHVHQFSVETVQWYPHDTGMFTSSSFDKTLKVWDTETLLPAEVFHFEGNVYCHHMSPIARKHSLIAVGTKDPKVQLCDLKSGSRIHILQGHRGEVLSVKWSPRYEHILATASTDSRVRLWDVRKASGSLFTLDQHNDEKSKASSEAANTAHNGRVNGLCFTGDGLYLLTTGTDDRMRLWNSSTGENTLVNYGKVSNESRKGLKFTVSSGCSPEFVFVPCGGTIAMYALYTGELITMLRGHYNNVDCCEFHPDFQDLYSGGKDCNILAWVPTPRNPAIENEDEGSKKTGGQSSFNPAFQDAWSSSDEEG from the exons ATGTTATCAGGTGGGGCAGATGGAGTCATTGTCATTTATGACCTTGAGAATTGCAGCAGGAAGCCGCAGTATACATGCAAATCAGTATGTACAGTGGGCAG ATCCAATCGCCATGTACACCAGTTCAGTGTGGAGACAGTGCAGTGGTATCCACATGACACTGGCATGTTCACCTCAAGCTCCTTTGATAAGACTCTGAAAGTATGGGACACAGAGACTTTACTT cCGGCTGAGGTTTTCCATTTTGAAGGGAATGTATATTGTCATCACATGTCTCCCATTGCAAGGAAACATAGTTTGATAGCAG TTGGTACCAAAGACCCCAAAGTACAGCTCTGTGACTTAAAGTCTGGTTCCCGTATACATATTCTACAGG GTCACAGGGGCGAAGTGCTGTCGGTGAAGTGGTCCCCTCGATACGAACACATTCTGGCAACAGCAAG CACTGACAGCAGAGTGCGACTGTGGGATGTGAGGAAAGCTTCAGGAAGTTTGTTCACGCTAGACCAGCATAATGATGAGAAGTCCAAAGCATCTTCAGAGGCAG CTAACACGGCACATAACGGTCGTGTCAATGGGCTGTGCTTTACCGGTGATGGGCTCTACCTCCTGACCACTGGCACAGACGACCGCATGAGACTCTGGAACAGCTCTACTGGGGAGAACACACTG gTTAACTACGGCAAAGTCTCCAATGAAAGCCGTAAAGGCCTGAAGTTTACTGTCTCCAGCGGTTGCAGTCCAGAGTTTGTATTTGTACCCTGTGGTGGTACTATTGCAATGTATGCCCTTTATACAGGTGAACTGATAACCATGCTCAGGGGGCACTATAACAATGTGGACTGCTGTGAATTCCATCCTGATTTCCAG GATCTATACAGTGGGGGCAAGGACTGCAACATCCTTGCCTGGGTTCCAACCCCTCGCAATCCTGCTATAGAAAATGAGGATGAAGGGTCCAAAAAA ACTGGAGGACAGTCAAGCTTCAATCCTGCTTTTCAAGATGCTTGGAGCAGCAGTGATGAGGAGGGATGA